From the genome of Rhododendron vialii isolate Sample 1 chromosome 10a, ASM3025357v1:
ccggaatcccattggaacacacacaacctcacaatggttccgctttttccagattcccattggaacacacacaacctcacaatggttccgcttttccggattcctattggaacacacacaacctaacacacacaacctcacaatggttccgctttttcggattcccattggaacacacctaacctcacaatggtttcacttttccggattcccattggaacacacacacattcccacaatgggcaagtccggccacattggagtttcaaaactttttctccttttcaaaacatgccttgtcattaacacaccctaggcatcatgtttctactttcttgtttttcgtgtctcgttctcatgcatagactccgcggtaggacttttcacgtatacataaatcattccttgaaatcttgaaactcaactagcaagatcatccaattctatattagtaatcatgctcataaccatcctaaagatcaaaatacgaatacttctatcaacgataagtctttatctttcaaaaaccgttctttcttcatttatggggaaattcaaaacaacatatgtttattgaagtaaaagtcaattattcaacatgttcataccaccattagcaaaacgagtttgttaacCTTCATTCATTCTAAATataataaacgatagataaccttatcctctttaaaaatacttcaagttatactttgaccTAAAAAGTAGGGACATCCTATTTctcaacatatggttctacactatacttgggtttaatggacgagggactctaccttacttcttggcggtagggcggctacggaaagtgcgtcggtgatcgagcggagtaacttcctacggaatgcttatggtagcttcgaaagagaaaggtttctctcgaaactagatcttgactaaactacttgaactttttggatcgaaaaggggttttaggatgagtttcttgaagaacttaggaaaaacttcaaaaatgctcaagaacaagaaaaacaaagtaagaacacaattctttttctagagagagaagttgctaggtgaaggtgtgagttgaatggttggacaagggtgctatttatagccaaagtcatggctattacccaagagataaaattttccctagcatttattgtccaatgggtaaagatttttctattaaactattctaataaacacatgggtacttgtaataaaatatgtatatataaattcaagtacatatatatatgtataaataagtactatgaaatctaggtagatttcaaaaatccaataaaaaattataagatcaaaatcattgattaaaataatccaaattagcacatgtttcttattaaaataatggaTTTTGTACCTAGAGAATCCTAGGGTATTAAGTCTACaaagtacttatatatatatatatatatatatatatatgtatatcaacacatggaaaatctagaaaatgatttgtttAATAACCCTTGTACTTATTGGAATGATTAACTCTATTATCTAAGGGGTAATATTTACGCTAAcatgtattgaccaatggttaaaaaaCAGATAAGACTTGAATAAGACTTgaatgactacatgtccttttaatcaaatatataatagtattatgaaatctagtaagattttcaagtatccaataaaaaattataagatcaaaattctttattaaaataattcaattaggcacatgccccattaaaatattagattttgtacttaggaTATCTTAGGAAAATTTAGGatatatattataaagtacacacatatatatttatataaatatatcatcacatgaaaaatctaggaaatgattattaaataaaaccctagtacttgATGGAAGATTGAccctattatccaatggataacaaattccctagcggttattgaccaatggataaaagggtgaggtactatatGCACTAGAGTAATACCCTaagtcctttaggcatgtgtatatatacctatatataactatatccttgtactttaacaaatctatcaaaagatcttggatgaaagatctattgtccaatggataaaagttttcctaacttttatcatccaatgggtaaaggttaaaggtccaaagggttccactagggtttgaaGGGTTAAAAAGGTTCAAGGAGATTCAAAAAGCTCATCTAAgattaggagaaagtaactagatgaattggtagttaggtccctctaactaatttgttagaatctaactatacttgccaagtagaatctctagctaagaaaattttttttaaaaggctaaaattctaattatgacaaatttttagaaatacaaaaggaaatttttggaagcgaatccaaatattaaaataaaattcaaatttttaacgaaatttttacttactaaaaattagGGTTGTTACAATAATAGATGTTTTGCCATAGCTAAGTTATGTAGCTATGTGCTGCTAGTAAATGCAGACAGCTTTTGGACCTGTTTATGGACCTATTTTGCAGGCATATGAACTTATAGCACTACCATTTTATGCAAACATGTGTATGGCATTAACACATTATGGCTCAATTCTGATCTCTTTTATGGCATGCAATTAATAAATGTACCAGTTTATGGCAAAATTCTGATCTGTTTTAGCAGTTTATGTCTTGCAATTTTGATATGCAAATGGAGCAATTCGAAACCTATTTGAATACACTTTGCGGTACCATTTTATATCAGCACCAGTTTATAAGCAATTGTAATGTTTTCAGAGCAAGTTAGAGCCAAacttttcattatatttaatttGAAATTGCAATACAATAGGACTTTAAGGCAAGGCCAAGTCATTGCCTGAACTTCAAGCTTTGTACATGTAccacataaaacaaaaaaacacaaaacacccAAACAAATTTCAATTCATTTTCCCCCCATTCCTAATCTGCAACTCTTTTAAAGTATATAACTCATGAATCTCCTTCTCCATTGCTTCAATCTTCATCTGCATTGTAATCGTTGTCATCTGCAATTCTTCACTAATGTTCATGGATGATGAACTCTCATATTGTTGTTCAACAGTCCTCAAAGCCGTAGCATTTGTGTCACGCCCtggatttttaacataataaaaatagCGTTTTCGATAAAAGTCCATcgcaatattacatcataataccccaaaatgcTTCTAATAATCCACCCAAGAGTACAAATAGGTCTAAAGTTTACAATAACGGCACACCGGCTCCAAATTCCATAGTTAAACAAAAGACAACAAGTTTAGTGATTACATGATTTTCAAGTCAAAAGATTAGCTCAAAATTTACAATTACATCTCCCAAAAGAATTTTTACAAGATGTGAAAGTAATTCTTCCATAATAGCTTTCAAAACGATGAAGTCATATTCACGTCAAGCACTCCACATCAATGCCCTtgaggtgtacctgaaaataataataggttgagctacactagcccagtagagaaatctttgctcaaactatatgctAATGAGATGGACAGGGCACCGAGATGAACATTGATACAAGAAAGTTTTCCACGTGTACAAGAGCAAGAGAATAATACTTGATAATCAACACCGTTCATATTCAAGTCACTTAATAATCTCTAAATTCTCCATTTTCATTATATCAAGTATTGTCGATTTCATTTCCGggtatttgggaccccgtgcatcatgtattcattccggcatcacaTCATGcagtggatccgtggctttcttgtgcactttcgagcatttgggaccccgtgcgtcccatttCCGGCATCCCACCTCATAGTGGTTCCGTGGCTTTCTTCATATCGTTCTATCATTCTAAATTGTGATTTTTCGTTTACAAGCCTCAATACCGTAAAGCAAGACATATGACAAGTCCTTATCATTCATAAAACATGCCACAATGCTCACACGATAACCCGAATGCATAAACAAAGGAACAAGTATCATATTCATTTAGTTTTACACATTTCTTTGTCAAAACGAGAACCAAAAGAGTGGGGATGAACAACGAATCTTTGGAACGCGAGCAATCATGTCTAGAGatgattagaatgtgattggagagtgttagaagtgatcgggagtCAATACAATCGATGAATGATCAATAGagttcaaaataattttctgagtcattggtaccaatacctcaaaaagtaggtatcggtaccaaaccaatccagtgAGCAATCAGAGTCAAGGTACtggtacctcaaaaagtaggtatcggtACATCAAAAAGGTGGTATTGGTACCACTGCATTACATTGGGCGATTTgcagaaaaatcaaaagaaagcaTAACTTCGAATTCAACCATTTAGAGCCCGATTTTGGTACACAACCCACTCataaacatgtagagagagtaagaatCCTCTACCTCAACTTGGAGAACGAAACCCAACGGGATTGATTGAGCCCCAGCCTTGAAATTCGAAATCCTCCgagaatactcctctccgagcttgCTCCAACGAAACCCAAGGTCGAGAGCTCAAGAGGATGATGATTTGGTGAAGGATCTTGGTGGGTTTTGAACTTTGAGTGGGATTTTTGAGTGAAAGTGtgagaaagaaaggagagagCCGATGGAGAGAAAGAGGCGTGGGGTGTATGTGTTTTTGGGAATTTGTTTCTCTACACCACacactcctatatatacccacaCATATACACATCACACTAGCACCCCTTCCACTTATAATTCTATCACATTAACCACAAATCAATTAAACTCCACCAATTCCTTATTCTAGCATTCATAAAACTTTTAAACGATTTTCCAAAAATACGGGGCTATACAATTTGTTTGAACCCTCATTGGCCCAATTCACTCCTTTTCTTGTGAAATAGAAGGCTCATACCAGCAGGAGAACCCGCAATCCTTTTTCGTCTATGACAAATGTACAATAACGTCAAGTTAGGGTTTCAATTGAAACCAAGAACAACTAAATTATGACAATGCAGCTTACCTTATACTTTGTACATCCGAAGAACCTTTGACCTGGGTTCTTTTGTGTGTCAGATTTTTTCAATGGTGTTGGTTCTCCACAGAAACACAAGATGCCAAAATTAGGAATAGCTCTGTCAATGTCACTGAAATTACTCCCATCCATCaagaaaagagagggagggaggattGAAGCGAGttgttcagagagagagagagatcagctgcAGTTGCAAACACGATAAAGGGTTTcccacttttcattttccatatAAAAGGGGAGAAGAGGGCAAAGTTGTCCAAGATTTGATTCTCGTCCAAATCCTTAACGGATTGCGAACGGTCAtccaatagtttttttttttttggtagttagAGGTGGTTTAATTAAGTGTTTGAATTTGTAGTATGAGGGAACATTCTGTGACCGAGTGGTAGTTCGAGGGGGGTTTCTGTAATTTCCCCTATTCACAATTAACCGtgttaaaattaacaattaCACCCTCTGTCCCATGTTTATTGAAAAATTATAATAGcaatttataatttataatgcctttcaaaatttaaaatttataatgcaaaaaataaaaataaaagtatcTACacccaaaaaatcattttttgtttatacATAAGTTCACATTCAATattcttgtttgataaatatcGTCGAgtaagtttcaaaaatatttattttttcaaaaccagatatttgcaataaaatttatagacattttaagatttaaaataaaaaggggAGACATAAATGAAAATGTTTAAATGACACATAGTTCGTacaagaagggaaaaagaatagtaattaatctattatttttGGCATGAGTGTACTAAAATATGGTACACCAAAGAAATCTTTAATAAAATACTAGTATAAGGAACATGCGccaagaaggaaaaaagtttgaatgCAACTTTTATTTGTAACTCCCTCTCACATGATGTGGGTTCCATGTATGTGTGGGACCCACTCCATGTGAGAGATGCGTTACCATGGGTGGAGCTATGTTGGTGCCGGGGGAGCCCCGACCctgagttcaatttttttttatgttttatactcctgattttgaatattatggataattattcatgtatagGTATTTatgattttaataattttaatttgatttgataaaaaaaaacccagttattctacattctcatttctcaaatttttttttctaaataaaaaaattacatgtgactgttgaagtagcctaaaaaaggtaaaatgattagtatactttaactgcattcggttagaatcatttcaatgcacaaatttaataaattggaaaacagactttatgatataataaatatacattccgatgaaaaatatttgtttattaaGCATGCCCCCTTAGATCAAAATCCTGGCTCTGCCACTGGATATTATAAATAACCGTTacattacaaataaccgttgctGCGTcgcattgaaaaatttctcaggagggagagaggagatgCTTGTGTAAAAGAACCTTGTCAGCTATGTACACTTTTGGAATTATGTGCCTAGGACCTGATGGGGCAAAATCAACTTAGATAGGACCGGCCCGGAAAAAgcccaagagaaaaaaaagtatgtTATGCAAATTCTTTtcacattgaaaaatattttccatccacAAAGACTTTACATCGAAACTTAGCACAGTGTAAGTACGAGTAATGCTCTCATGATATTGAGAAACCCCTttagggaaagtcttcaatacacatcCCTTTAAAGTGTCCCTTTaaagtgtgtaccatatgcacctattgtgtggttcatattgtgccacttcataaaaaatttcttgtaagaccggtcattcataacattttatttcgtatcgtaacttttatactaaaaattcgtaactttttatcaatatgattcgtaactttttagcaatagattcataacattttaatgtgttttaataagggtgcatatgatacacacccaaataaggggtgtgtattgtagcacttccccaACACAACACTTTATGCATGTACAACACAAATTCCAACcatcttgattaatttttatttacatcAATCAAGAGCTGGGATTCCTACAATTACCAAATTTGATTTTTCCCCCTGTACATTTCCACCTCCGCAGTCAACTTGATCCATCCTTATTTACATCAAATCAAGAGCTGGGATTGCGACAAATATCGAGTTTGATCTTTCTACTGTATATTCCTTGTGCACCTTTGCACTCATTGTTTTGTGTTCGTATCTATTGACAGCATATCTTCCGTTTCTATATACAGTTTACCACTTAGCCAAACCTATTTGCCAGTGATACCAAGGAAATGTCAAATGCTTGTACCCCATGTATGTTTTCACTCCTTCAAGGGACGAGGTGACAGAAGTGGCCTCGTTCGTGTTGATATTCTCCATCAAAAACGTGTTATTCTTGGGGATCCATAGGGAGTTTGGGACGTAAACTGGAAGTTTTCACGCCATGGCTCAGAACCGCACTGGGGCATGGATCTTGTGCGAAACCCTGGGCAGTATTCAATCAAATTGAGACCATTTTGCCCAACTAAAGCAAGAGGTGGCTGGGGAGGAGACAGAGAACTCCTCTTGTACGCTGGTCCAGATTGTCGGAATGGGCTTGAACAAGGAGACACGGGCGAAGACGCGGTCATTCTTGCGCTGTTCCAGTGCACAAAAAGCATGGTTGAAGTTACTTCAATCTTTGAAGTCTCAAATGAGGATATAGAAAGAGAACAAGAATAATAGTCAAAtgggttttcattttttagtatatTACTAACTTTTAAGATTATTTTTCCATATAGGGAAGGGTTATAACGTTGAACTACTACCTCGGGCTCATCAAAGCAATTGTAGTAACATGGCCTCCATTGCAAAAATATGTGTTTCTACCACTGGAGTGTAGCTCCAATGCTGTCTGCTTCAAAAGAAAAGGCAGCAAAAAGAAACTTTAGTAAGAGTCTAAGACAGCAATACCACAAGGCAATAACCAAATTAAGAGCCCTGGAAGTTGATATTCCTCCatcctttttaaaaattttgtgagCAACTAAGAATTTCAGAATTGGATGACTTGGTCAAGTAAATCATATGAAGAATGAAAAGTTCAATAGTTTCTTTTTTCAGGGAGACTCGCTAAGTGGTATAGTTTCATAAGCCAGCACTCAGAGTTGAAAAGCCCAGCCTACACTACTCCTTAAAACCCAGGTATTAAGAAGAGGAAAATTGGAGCCTCATAACCAGCATAGACGGGGCATGTCCAGACGATATAGGACACATACCAGCATAGACGGGGCATGtccaggcgatgtgggacacaTTCCAACACACCCTCCTGGACCACAACACATGGCAACTGAACAACAGTCCACCAAACAAAGGCCCAaccaagctctgataccaagttgaaaAGCCCAGCCCGCACAGCTTCTTAAAACCCAGGTATTAAGAAGAGGGAAACTTGGGCCTTATAACCAGCATAGACGAGGCATGtccaggcgatgtgggacacaTTCCAACACTCAGGACATATGATATCACAGGGTTTTCACAGCTATCTCCATACAACGTTCAAGGAGCCATTCAGGACAACAACAATTCATTAAAACTGCACACAAGATCACAACTGCTCAAACTGCAACGCAAGATAGATGATCACAAATGTGCTATTCTACAGATGATAAAATGCCTATTCCCAAATATAATGCTATGTTTATGAATATGAATTATTAAATACACGAAAAAAGATTCCATACTCGACAAGGGGATGCTAGTTGTGTCTTTGTTCGTTCCTACATAACCAAAGCAGTTTGGAGGGCTATTTCTTACCAGTGCTGCATTGTTAGACCAGCCTGATGGGGCAGATTGGCTTGGGTTGCTATGGTTATTATCTTTGGCAGgcgaccaaaaaataaatatttttggatgCGAGGAAATAGTGTGTGATCTTAGGACCAATGTTGCATCATTTCATTTCTGTTAAGGTCACGGATCACAATGCCCGGGCATGCAACAACTGATCAATTCAATCGTTAATGTTAAGAACCAACAAAGCTCCCTGGATGTACTACAACTGATCCTCTGAACATAAAGCTAAGCCTTCCTCGATACTTAAACCAAAATATGCTACGGAAAGATTTTTCAGAAATAGCATCAGATAGAATGCACAAGAATGAACGTCTATATGTCAGCAGAAGTGAGAAGGTAACGAAATCCAAGTAAACCATTCGGCATCGATTGAAATACAATGGTTCTTTAAAGGATTACCGGTTTGCAACTTCCATCACGATTATAAGGAAAGGCTTCCTTGGTTAAGTCGGCATTGGCAACTCTTGTGGTCACTTGGTCTCGAACAAACGGGTGATCTAGTAGCTGTAAGGCAGTAGGTCGTGCCAATGGATCTCGCTGCAAACATAGGTTTAAGAAACTTTTGGCATCATGTGAAAGATGGTCCGGAATTGCAGGACTTTCTCTGCTGTTTCCAATTTTAAAAATTGCTGCCACCTGTGGACTCAAAAGCAATCTAAAGATTTTGGTACCACAAACATATTCAATACAGGGCAAGAAAGATGGACTCTGAGAGCTATATCTCACCCCTTCAAACTGACTCCAAGGTGGTTTTGATGTTGCCATTTCAATAATTGTGCACCCTAAGCTCCAAATATCCACCGGAAGGCTGTAACCATTTGTATTCATCACAACCTGAGCTTAAACAGAAACATGAGTACCTCAAAtttgcgtgtgtgtgtgtgtgagagagagagagagagaggtacctcCGGTGCCATCCAGTAAGGACTTCCTTTGAAGGAACGTATTGGAGAACAATGGGTTGTCTGATTCAGGAAAAGCAGGAATTTAGTCCAGGTTTTATAACCAATtgaaaaggaaatgttttcagttttaggaaaTAACAAGGAGAAAACTATAATGTTGCAACCATAAGGGTGAACAGGTTCATCTTCACAAATCACAGTAACTACATGCAAAATTAGCAAAAAGTACATAAACCTGTACTTTCTATCTTCCTAAATGACTTTTGTACGTGgaactaaataaaaaaaaaatctcatatgCAAGTAATGAAATGTGTGTCCATGGTACAAAGACAAGACATACATGTTTTGCCATGCCAAAGTCTGCAAGCTTGATTTCTCCATTAGAATCTACCAAAATGTTTGCCCCTTTGATATCTCTGGCcaacaaaatattcaaagaaatcTTTGAGGTAGCAGGAAATataaacaaaattatttagtgcCAATAACAACAATTACCTATGCACAGTGTTCCGTCCATGTAAGTAGGCAAGCCCGTAGAGAATCTGCCTAGTGTAATTTTGGATAACAGGTTCCCTAAATGCCCCATATTCTTGAAGTAATTTGTGGATGGAACCACCGGAGACATATTCCAAATAAACGGATAACTTATCAGCACCCTGAGAAATGGAAAACAATACATTAATGCTGGGCATTCGTGGTTATTAAATGGATGGGCAGAGTTCCCTGCAAAGATAAGGCTATTGACATAGGATATTGAACTAGCTCATACCAGTTCACTTCCGTAATATTGAACAATATTTGGATGTGAAAGCTGACTAAGTAAAATGATCTCCTGCTCACAAGAGCATACAATAAGAAACTAAACAGAAATGGAAGGTGGTACTGGCATGACACGgtataattccaaaaaaaaaagaagaaaaagatgggAAAGAAAACCTGGTTCAGATGCTTTAGACATTCTTTCAATGTCGGATCATCTGCAATCACCCTGACTTCTTTTATTGCGCTCAATTGTCCACTCTCACTGTTAAATTGCAAAACGCGACATCAAAGAAATATGCACAGTATTTTGGAAACAAATCAGAAACGAAGAGCACATAATAATGTTGCTAAGATGTGAATTAAAAGCCTTCATACAGGTTTCTCCATTGCAAAAGTTAGTTATTTCTCAGTCTCAAATGACACCTTTTAGTCTTCAACCATGGGTGCTGCTTCTATAGAACAACCAACTAAACACGAGGCAGCAAAACACAAAAGGAGACGTCCTTTAATTTGAAAAACCCTGGGAGACTCTTTAAAAGATGTTAAGGGTGGGGTAGATACATGTATCCAATACCTTCAGATGGTCAATTTGTTACTAATTTAACAGTATGTAAACCAGACCTGTTTTTGTTACATTTCAAGTCTAATTAGTTCTACTTTACATACTGGCCTTCCTGAGTCATGATAACCTCTTGGctctttctaattttttacttttaccaagGTTACAAGTATTAACGATTGCTGAGTTTCTAACTTCacaatagaaacaaaaaaaaaaaaaacgagaagtAAGAATCATTATTACCTGTTAAATCCAAGGAAAACATGTCCAAAAGTGCCTCTTCCAAGAAGTCTTCCTCTCTTCCATTTTGACACGTTAAAATGCATGTTATCGGTTACTGTACAAGTTCTTATGTTGGGCAAAGTAGGAGGGCTAGTAGGAGAACCCGGTGGAAGAGGCAGCGGATGATACTGCCTCCTCCCTTCTTCCTGCTTTCTAGTCGGAGACTCCAAACTTGTACCACTAAATCTGAGATGGAGAGGTGAAATGGCAGTAGCAGTCCCTCTTGACCACGGACCTGGGCTTCTTGACATTGGGTTGAGCTTGGTCTCCCCAAGTCCTTTGGCACTGGAATTTGATATTTAATAGATACTCTAAGGCTAATAGCAGAAGAATCAAAGAACATTAAAGAGACTGTgattatgtaatttttttttccccatttctCAAAGCTAAGGATGAGAATTAGAAAAAAGCCCATTCACATCCTCTATAACTTCAATCTCAACCAATTTCTTCTAGAGGAACTACAACCCATGTCTCCATTTTCGAGACTCAAAAAACGTCTGAATATTGCATTTAGAGGATCATTATTCAGACACACTCCTACCGCAACTCTCTATTTACATTTCTAGCTTTCAGAACTCATTCGTTTCTTTTTGAAACtcaaatttcctccaaaattaaAGTTcgttattttaaaatatttagcAAATATAGCTAAAAAAATCTCGCTTTGGAGGTATTCTAAAACATTTTCAATGGTacgagtatttttttttgacaagtatcCACTGTACATGTGTCTATCACACAGACATAAATGAAGcagaacacaagttcgaaaaaAATCCCTCTGTACCCAGTGATAAAGGAACAAAACAATGTAAATTTATACTCCTTTTTTAACTTTAGAAatttatgttatattgctttttGTTATCTGTTGCGAATCAAATATTCATGTACGCGACAAATAATGGTTCATTATCCTCCAATGGTCCACATACAAAACTCTTTATTTTGTGTGTCTACGGGGCAGATTTACCTTGTGACTTGGGGGGAGTATATGCTCCCCAACTACTTATGCTACTTATTCTACTTACCCTATGGAATTATGACCTTGTTACTTCAGCCTAAAACAGAACGAAAGAAGATTGTTTTAAGCCTATTTCAACACTTTTGTGCTTATTTCTATAAACGGTTGTCATTATGAGTGACTAAGTTGACAAGGAATGAGTGACTAAGTTGATATTGTCATTGTGATTGATTCTAGGGAAGTATTTTCAAAGTCATGATCAATAGGTACCCCATATTAAGTTCGTGGATCAGCCACTAGTCTCCCCTCGTGTCGTTTCctgcattcttaaaaaaaattgagtctcCTCATGTAGGTGTCATGTCCTTATTTGTGCTTCTTAGGGAATAAAGCTTGACAATTCCGTAAAAGTCACCACAAAGAACAGTCTTCAAGTTTAAAAATGATCCCCAATGGACTCAAGAATAGCATACAAAAGCTAAATTAATACCAAAACAAAGAGTGGTTGAATTGCTAATACCAATCATTTAGCACATGTCATATCTATGTGTAAAAAAAAGACGACAATACATATGCATATGTATTGTTGACACTTAGGTGACCATGTCTCTATTGGATATCTATTGACTAAAAATTTGTGCATATTTAACTTACAGTTTGCTCGCCATATCCCAAAAGTATCCCGTCGTATCACATAAGTATCTCACATATATCCTAAGCGGATCCAATATTAAGAACACTTAATTTAAAGCCTAGATACTTAATTGACGTATCTTGTGCCTATCGGCATCTAGTACCTATACATACATGACTAATTTTGGAGTATTCGCGCTTCATAGGGCCTTCTATTGTAATCTTTTAGAAGACATTACTTGTCCTAAATTGTTGGAAGTGCCTTTTTTATTTCTGAAGTTTTGTtcttatcaatttttttttaattaatcctTCGTCCTCCCGACAAAAGGAATTATAAAAGTAAAAACATATCCACGCTTCCCTTTTTACTAATGGCAGCCTATGCATTTTATTGCATTGAGGGGTAGTTAAGTAAATTCACCCGCTAAaggataaaaaagagagtgaaaattatttccaaaaaatattacCAAAAGTGTAAAAGTTCACTAAAAAGACAGTCctttgtcttttctgaattcTTTTTAACCAGAGTCTACCCTAGCCAACACCCACGGTTGGGGAGGATGAACAGGTTAAATTGGACAGGAGATAAGTTACGCGGTGGCACGTTGAGTTGATGGTTAAACTTCTCAACCTGCCATGAATCCGACCCAGCCAGGGCAGTCACATATTTCATACTATTTGTGATGAAAAGAACCATGCACATTGCTGTTAATCCTTAAAATCTATTACTTTGTTAGTTGTTCGTTGCTCTAAATTAAGTGACCAGTGTTAATTAATCTTGTACTCCT
Proteins encoded in this window:
- the LOC131303830 gene encoding mitogen-activated protein kinase kinase kinase 3-like isoform X5, whose translation is MPFWWGRKPAKNKQRQHPQGGYPDTSESSINNDSKKRANDKRNTGSDDVVFVSTISPLKNSGSSGSGSDGSLAFSGFDSGRTQPIPLQRPSGMGHRGGYGYGYGSGSVSSVSSSGSSDDRTPPDLGHSRTLSAKGLGETKLNPMSRSPGPWSRGTATAISPLHLRFSGTSLESPTRKQEEGRRQYHPLPLPPGSPTSPPTLPNIRTCTVTDNMHFNVSKWKRGRLLGRGTFGHVFLGFNSESGQLSAIKEVRVIADDPTLKECLKHLNQEIILLSQLSHPNIVQYYGSELGADKLSVYLEYVSGGSIHKLLQEYGAFREPVIQNYTRQILYGLAYLHGRNTVHRDIKGANILVDSNGEIKLADFGMAKHTTHCSPIRSFKGSPYWMAPEVVMNTNGYSLPVDIWSLGCTIIEMATSKPPWSQFEGRDPLARPTALQLLDHPFVRDQVTTRVANADLTKEAFPYNRDGSCKPQTALELHSSGRNTYFCNGGHVTTIALMSPSARMTASSPVSPCSSPFRQSGPAYKRSSLSPPQPPLALVGQNGLNLIEYCPGFRTRSMPQCGSEPWRENFQFTSQTPYGSPRITRF
- the LOC131303830 gene encoding mitogen-activated protein kinase kinase kinase 3-like isoform X3, translated to MPFWWGRKPAKNKQRQHPQGGYPDTSESSINNDSKKRANDKRNTGSDDVVFVSTISPLKNSGSSGSGSDGSLAFSGFDSGRTQPIPLQRPSGMGHRGGYGYGYGSGSVSSVSSSGSSDDRTPPDLGHSRTLSAKGLGETKLNPMSRSPGPWSRGTATAISPLHLRFSGTSLESPTRKQEEGRRQYHPLPLPPGSPTSPPTLPNIRTCTVTDNMHFNVSKWKRGRLLGRGTFGHVFLGFNSESGQLSAIKEVRVIADDPTLKECLKHLNQEIILLSQLSHPNIVQYYGSELGADKLSVYLEYVSGGSIHKLLQEYGAFREPVIQNYTRQILYGLAYLHGRNTVHRDIKGANILVDSNGEIKLADFGMAKHTTHCSPIRSFKGSPYWMAPEVVMNTNGYSLPVDIWSLGCTIIEMATSKPPWSQFEGVAAIFKIGNSRESPAIPDHLSHDAKSFLNLCLQRDPLARPTALQLLDHPFVRDQVTTRVANADLTKEAFPYNRDGSCKPQTALELHSSGRNTYFCNGGHVTTIALMSPSARMTASSPVSPCSSPFRQSGPAYKRSSLSPPQPPLALVGQNGLNLIEYCPGFRTRSMPQCGSEPWRENFQFTSQTPYGSPRITRF
- the LOC131303830 gene encoding mitogen-activated protein kinase kinase kinase 3-like isoform X4; translation: MPFWWGRKPAKNKQRQHPQGGYPDTSESSINNDSKKRANDKRNTGSDDVVFVSTISPLKNSGSSGSGSDGSLAFSGFDSGRTQPIPLQRPSGMGHRGGYGYGYGSGSVSSVSSSGSSDDRTPPDLGHSRTLSAKGLGETKLNPMSRSPGPWSRGTATAISPLHLRFSGTSLESPTRKQEEGRRQYHPLPLPPGSPTSPPTLPNIRTCTVTDNMHFNVSKWKRGRLLGRGTFGHVFLGFNSESGQLSAIKEVRVIADDPTLKECLKHLNQEIILLSQLSHPNIVQYYGSELGADKLSVYLEYVSGGSIHKLLQEYGAFREPVIQNYTRQILYGLAYLHGRNTVHRDIKGANILVDSNGEIKLADFGMAKHTTHCSPIRSFKGSPYWMAPEVVMNTNGYSLPVDIWSLGCTIIEMATSKPPWSQFEGVAAIFKIGNSRESPAIPDHLSHDAKSFLNLCLQRDPLARPTALQLLDHPFVRDQVTTRVANADLTKEAFPYNRDGSCKPTALELHSSGRNTYFCNGGHVTTIALMSPSARMTASSPVSPCSSPFRQSGPAYKRSSLSPPQPPLALVGQNGLNLIEYCPGFRTRSMPQCGSEPWRENFQFTSQTPYGSPRITRF